CGCTGCACCAGCGAGGACGGCAAGCGCATGGTCGCGGCCGTCATCGACGAGTATCGCTTCGAGCGTCGCTGAGGTTGGCGCCAACAACGATGGGAAACAACCCAGGCAAGTCTCCCAGCGCTCCCGCCAAGCCGGCGGAAAGCCCGGCTTTAAGCGAGGCAGGGGCCGGCGTCATCCGCGTCATCCTGGCCGATACGCAGGCCATCTTCCGCGTCGGCCTGCGCAAGATCTTCGCCCTCGAAGACGATCTTCGGGTGGTGGGCCAGGCCGAATCCCTGGAGCAGGCCCTGGTCGCGGTGCAGAAGTTCCCCGCCGATATCCTGCTGCTGGAGGACGGCATCGCTCCCAACCTTCCGGAAGCCATCACGGAGCTCACGCGGCGCGCGCCCACCGTGAAGATCGTCATCCTCATGGACGAAAACGACGAGGCGGAAACCCTGGAGTGCTTCCGGCGCGGCGCCCGCGGCATCATCAGCCGCACCGTCCCGCCGGAACTGCTGGTCAAGTGCGTGCGCAAAGTGCAGGAAGGCGAAACCTGGCTGGATAACCGCGGCATCAACTGGATCATCGAAGCCTACCGCTCGCAGGCCGCGCAATTGACGACCGCGCGCCCGCGCAGCGCGCTCACAGAAAAAGAGCTGCGCATCGTCTCTCTCGTCACCCAGGGCCTGAAGAACAAGGAGATCGCTGAGCAGATCGGCACCACCGAGCAGGTGGTGAAAAACTACCTGCGCAAGGTGTACGACAAGCTGGGCGTCTCCGACCGCCTGGAGCTGGCCCTCTACTGCGTCCATCACCGCCTGCTGCAGCCCGCCGAGGCCAAGGAAGCGGCGGTCGCGCCCGAGCCGCCGGCCGCGCCCGCGCCGGAAAGAGCGTAAGGCAGCCTTTAGCCATCAGCCGTCAGCACTCAGGTTTTCAAAGAGCAAGTTGGTTGACGGCCTAGGCCGTCGATTGAGCGTCGTCAGTCTTCAGCCAACACAGGCTTGGTCTTCTTCCGGCGCTTGCTGGCGGCCGGTGGAGATGCCGCGGGTGAACGGGTCCTGCTGGTCG
This DNA window, taken from Terriglobales bacterium, encodes the following:
- a CDS encoding response regulator transcription factor; the encoded protein is MGNNPGKSPSAPAKPAESPALSEAGAGVIRVILADTQAIFRVGLRKIFALEDDLRVVGQAESLEQALVAVQKFPADILLLEDGIAPNLPEAITELTRRAPTVKIVILMDENDEAETLECFRRGARGIISRTVPPELLVKCVRKVQEGETWLDNRGINWIIEAYRSQAAQLTTARPRSALTEKELRIVSLVTQGLKNKEIAEQIGTTEQVVKNYLRKVYDKLGVSDRLELALYCVHHRLLQPAEAKEAAVAPEPPAAPAPERA